In Vagococcus luciliae, one genomic interval encodes:
- the rlmD gene encoding 23S rRNA (uracil(1939)-C(5))-methyltransferase RlmD — protein MKKEKIEAPVKKNERLVVDIIDMTYDGRGVAKVDGFPIFVEEGITGERVKIHVMKVMKKFAFAKIMTWETTSENRVEAVEKDLIRTGIAPLHHMSYNAQLDFKKNQVTQAMKRIGGFEELNVADVLGMEPPFAYRNKAQIPVRMIGAEIELGFFRKNSHDLIVVEDFLIQDKMIDEILLFLKERLRKYSIKPYDESQHSGHLKSIVIRKGHYSNEVMVTFVTRKKKIFYLHDIVTELVAAYPNVVSVMQNIQPNVTNKVLDERLNVLYGKDSISDELLGKTYHISAQSFYQVNTEQAENLYKKAIELADLKKDDVVLDAYCGIGTIGLSMANKVKKVYGVEIVPEAIEDAIHNAEINDITNVEFKAGAADKVLKNWTADGIKFDVIVVDPPRKGLTEDFIKQSVELEPEKIVYISCDPSTMARDMKLFASLGYTSDTVYPVDMFPQTTHIECVTVLKRKS, from the coding sequence ATGAAAAAAGAAAAAATCGAAGCACCAGTGAAAAAGAATGAGCGTTTAGTTGTTGATATTATTGATATGACGTATGATGGACGAGGCGTGGCAAAAGTGGATGGTTTCCCCATTTTTGTTGAAGAAGGCATTACAGGCGAGCGAGTAAAAATTCATGTGATGAAAGTCATGAAAAAATTTGCATTTGCGAAAATTATGACGTGGGAAACAACAAGTGAAAACCGTGTTGAAGCAGTGGAAAAGGACTTAATTCGTACAGGAATTGCCCCACTACACCATATGAGCTACAATGCACAATTAGATTTTAAGAAAAATCAAGTAACTCAAGCGATGAAACGAATTGGTGGTTTTGAAGAGTTAAACGTTGCGGATGTTTTAGGAATGGAGCCCCCATTTGCTTACCGAAATAAAGCACAAATCCCAGTACGTATGATTGGTGCTGAAATTGAACTTGGATTCTTTAGAAAAAATAGTCATGATTTAATTGTGGTTGAAGACTTTTTAATTCAAGATAAAATGATTGATGAGATTTTATTATTCTTGAAAGAAAGATTAAGAAAATACTCAATTAAACCATATGATGAAAGTCAACATTCAGGACATCTGAAAAGCATTGTCATTCGCAAAGGACATTACTCAAATGAAGTGATGGTAACTTTTGTGACACGTAAAAAGAAAATTTTTTACTTGCATGATATTGTGACTGAACTTGTGGCAGCTTATCCAAACGTAGTATCAGTGATGCAAAATATCCAACCAAATGTGACAAACAAAGTCTTAGACGAGCGTTTGAATGTTTTATATGGTAAAGATAGCATTAGTGACGAGTTATTAGGTAAGACATATCATATCTCTGCTCAATCATTCTACCAAGTAAACACTGAGCAAGCTGAAAATCTTTATAAAAAAGCCATTGAGTTAGCTGATTTGAAAAAAGATGATGTGGTTCTTGATGCGTATTGTGGTATTGGAACAATTGGGCTGAGCATGGCTAACAAAGTGAAAAAAGTGTACGGTGTTGAAATCGTGCCAGAAGCGATTGAAGATGCGATTCATAACGCAGAAATTAATGACATTACAAATGTTGAGTTTAAAGCCGGAGCAGCTGATAAAGTTTTGAAAAATTGGACAGCAGATGGCATTAAGTTTGATGTGATTGTCGTTGACCCACCAAGAAAAGGGTTAACAGAAGATTTCATCAAACAATCAGTTGAATTAGAACCAGAAAAAATTGTTTACATTTCATGTGATCCAAGTACGATGGCACGTGATATGAAACTGTTTGCTAGTTTAGGCTATACAAGTGATACTGTTTATCCAGTCGATATGTTCCCGCAAACGACACATATTGAGTGTGTGACAGTGTTAAAGAGAAAATCATAA
- the cdaA gene encoding diadenylate cyclase CdaA — protein sequence MILTGTSLFRPEIWQNLLNKYLTLSVLVHVVDILVVWYVVYKLLMLLNDTKAIQVFKGIAVIIIVRIVSDFLGLNTVSWLMNQVITYGVVAAIVIFQPEVRRGLEHLGRGAALTHSNRQKNMQQSFITALDEALQYMSKRKIGALITIQRNDNLIDIIESGIPLDADISSQLLINIFIPNTPLHDGAVIIKDNKIASASSYLPLSESNKIPKEFGTRHRAAIGVSETSDALTLVVSEETGEVSITHNKTFLPGLQREAYLEVLKQELSDSNEEESQSGIALFIEDVKKSFKKGGKKDEK from the coding sequence GTGATATTAACTGGAACAAGCTTGTTCAGACCTGAGATTTGGCAAAATTTACTCAACAAGTATTTAACTTTGAGTGTTTTGGTTCATGTAGTAGATATATTAGTCGTTTGGTATGTTGTTTATAAGTTGTTAATGCTATTAAATGACACAAAAGCCATCCAAGTTTTTAAGGGAATCGCAGTGATTATCATTGTAAGAATCGTTAGTGATTTTTTAGGTTTAAATACCGTTTCATGGCTAATGAATCAGGTGATTACTTATGGTGTTGTTGCAGCAATTGTTATTTTTCAACCAGAAGTTAGACGAGGGCTAGAACATCTTGGTAGAGGTGCTGCCTTAACACATTCTAACAGACAAAAAAATATGCAACAGTCTTTTATAACAGCTTTAGATGAAGCTCTACAGTATATGTCTAAACGGAAAATTGGTGCGTTGATTACTATTCAACGAAATGATAATTTAATTGATATTATTGAAAGTGGTATTCCACTTGATGCAGATATTTCTAGTCAGTTATTAATTAATATTTTTATTCCAAATACTCCATTACATGATGGTGCAGTGATTATTAAAGACAATAAAATAGCATCCGCTTCAAGTTATTTACCTCTGTCTGAGAGTAATAAAATTCCCAAAGAGTTTGGAACCAGACATCGTGCTGCAATTGGTGTCAGTGAAACATCTGATGCCTTAACACTTGTTGTATCAGAAGAAACAGGAGAGGTTAGTATTACACACAATAAAACATTTCTACCTGGACTTCAACGAGAAGCGTATCTGGAAGTGTTAAAACAAGAATTATCTGATTCTAATGAAGAAGAGTCACAATCAGGTATTGCTTTGTTTATTGAAGACGTAAAAAAAAGCTTTAAAAAAGGAGGCAAAAAAGATGAAAAATGA
- the glmM gene encoding phosphoglucosamine mutase yields the protein MGKYFGTDGVRGIANKELTPELAFKIGRCGGHVLCQHSHLTEGKPQVLVGRDTRISGQLLEQALISGLLSVGIEVLQLGVISTPGVAYLTRTQKAAAGVMISASHNPAEDNGIKFFGPDGFKLSDEEEEEIEVLLDAETDLLPRPSALGLGTLNIYREGSQKYIEFLKKTVSESLNGLTVCLDGANGATSPLINQLFADLDTDFYTMGVRPDGLNINDGVGSTHPEELAKFVVEKEADLGLAFDGDGDRVIAVDENGQIVDGDKILYICGKYLSANDELNKNTIVATVMSNLGFHKAVEEAGLTAVTTQVGDRYVVEEMRKSGYNLGGEQSGHIVFLQHNTTGDGLLSGIQLMQVMKSSGKKLSELVADIEEYPQKLVNIKVSDKYGAMDVPAIKAIIEEVEGEMDGDGRVLVRPSGTEPLLRVMAEAPTEEKVNYYVEKIANVVIQEIGI from the coding sequence ATGGGTAAATATTTTGGAACTGATGGTGTTAGAGGGATAGCTAATAAAGAATTGACACCAGAGTTAGCATTTAAAATCGGACGGTGTGGAGGGCATGTTTTATGTCAACATAGCCATTTGACAGAAGGAAAACCACAGGTATTAGTAGGAAGAGATACACGAATTTCTGGGCAGTTATTAGAGCAAGCATTAATTTCTGGACTGTTATCAGTTGGAATCGAAGTATTACAACTTGGCGTTATTTCAACTCCTGGTGTGGCTTATTTAACAAGAACACAAAAAGCAGCTGCTGGTGTTATGATTTCAGCATCACATAATCCTGCTGAAGATAATGGGATTAAATTCTTTGGTCCTGATGGCTTCAAATTATCTGATGAAGAGGAAGAAGAGATTGAGGTATTATTAGATGCGGAAACCGATTTATTACCTCGTCCATCAGCTTTAGGGTTAGGAACATTGAATATCTACCGTGAGGGTTCTCAAAAATATATTGAATTCTTGAAAAAAACTGTATCTGAATCGTTGAATGGATTAACAGTTTGTCTAGATGGAGCAAATGGAGCAACTAGTCCATTAATTAATCAATTATTTGCTGATTTAGATACTGATTTCTATACAATGGGAGTAAGGCCAGATGGATTAAATATTAATGACGGTGTAGGATCGACTCATCCTGAAGAATTAGCTAAATTTGTCGTTGAAAAAGAAGCAGACTTAGGATTGGCATTTGATGGTGATGGTGATCGCGTGATAGCAGTTGATGAAAATGGTCAAATTGTTGATGGAGATAAAATTTTATATATTTGTGGAAAATACCTTTCAGCAAATGATGAATTGAACAAAAATACGATTGTTGCGACAGTTATGAGTAATTTAGGCTTTCATAAAGCAGTTGAAGAGGCTGGATTGACAGCTGTAACAACTCAAGTAGGAGATCGTTATGTTGTAGAAGAAATGAGAAAATCTGGTTACAATCTTGGCGGAGAACAATCTGGACATATTGTTTTCTTACAACATAATACAACTGGTGATGGTCTATTATCTGGTATTCAACTAATGCAAGTGATGAAATCTTCCGGTAAAAAATTATCAGAACTAGTAGCAGATATTGAAGAATATCCTCAAAAATTAGTGAATATAAAAGTGTCAGATAAATATGGTGCAATGGACGTTCCAGCAATTAAAGCAATTATTGAAGAAGTAGAAGGTGAAATGGACGGCGATGGTCGTGTCTTAGTAAGACCTTCAGGAACTGAACCACTATTACGTGTGATGGCCGAAGCACCAACAGAAGAAAAAGTAAATTATTATGTAGAAAAAATTGCGAATGTTGTGATTCAAGAAATAGGAATTTAA
- a CDS encoding CdaR family protein, producing MKNDSRSPWFIRILSLFFAILLYYNANSFVISNKTVTGTMKELQATAENVPVNVTYNQDKYFISGYQETVSVDLTSNNKILLDKESNAETRGFSVVMDLTKYNVGTHEVPLEVVGLPNSVKGTIKPSKLSVTIENKDSNTFKVEPAIDNKIYQEGYSTNEATIDPMTVKVSGSEASVKEVDRVIAGVSDKTNVTSNFSERVKPYAVNKSGEPLDVKIEPETVSVNVKVTVPSKRVKVTPVQSGTISKGIKDFTFTIKDDMVDIEGPKEVLDEINGIELKIDTSNIKETVTSSYAVVVPNGVKVIPETVSVTVKPNEVKTSTSDSSSK from the coding sequence ATGAAAAATGATAGTAGATCACCTTGGTTTATTCGAATTTTATCTCTCTTTTTTGCTATTCTATTATATTATAATGCTAATTCGTTTGTTATTTCGAATAAAACTGTTACGGGAACGATGAAAGAATTGCAAGCAACAGCTGAAAATGTACCTGTCAATGTAACGTATAATCAAGATAAATACTTTATTTCTGGTTATCAAGAAACCGTTTCTGTTGATTTAACAAGTAATAATAAAATTTTACTTGATAAAGAATCAAATGCTGAGACAAGAGGATTTTCCGTTGTCATGGACTTAACTAAATATAATGTAGGAACACATGAGGTGCCTTTAGAGGTAGTTGGGTTGCCTAATTCTGTTAAGGGAACTATTAAGCCAAGTAAACTATCAGTAACGATAGAAAATAAAGATAGTAATACATTCAAAGTGGAACCGGCAATTGATAATAAAATTTATCAAGAGGGTTACTCAACAAATGAAGCAACAATTGACCCGATGACTGTAAAAGTAAGTGGTTCAGAAGCATCTGTCAAAGAAGTAGACAGAGTTATTGCAGGTGTGAGTGATAAAACAAATGTGACAAGCAATTTTTCTGAAAGAGTCAAACCTTATGCAGTCAATAAATCTGGCGAGCCCCTTGATGTAAAAATTGAACCTGAAACAGTTAGTGTGAATGTAAAAGTAACAGTTCCAAGCAAACGAGTAAAAGTTACACCTGTTCAGTCAGGAACGATATCTAAAGGGATAAAAGATTTTACCTTTACTATTAAAGATGACATGGTTGATATTGAAGGTCCTAAAGAAGTACTAGATGAAATAAACGGCATTGAACTAAAAATTGATACAAGTAATATTAAAGAAACGGTAACTAGCTCATATGCTGTTGTTGTTCCAAATGGAGTGAAAGTTATTCCAGAAACTGTCTCAGTGACGGTTAAACCAAATGAAGTAAAAACATCAACAAGTGATAGTTCGAGTAAATAA
- a CDS encoding diacylglycerol kinase, which produces MRARLIYNPTSGKELLKRNLADILMVLEKAGYEASAFATTPDPFSAKKEATRAANAGFDLIVAAGGDGTINEVINGIAPLEKRPKLAIIPGGTTNDFARALQIPRDNVVKAAEVILKNQTIKSDIGKAGNTYFMNIAAGGYLTELTYEVPSHLKSVFGYLAYLAKGAEMLPRVKPIKMRLKYDDGEFDGKASMFFLGLTNSVGGFEQIVPDAQLDDGKFSLIIVKTANVLEIMHLVALMLNGGKHIDDPRIEYIKTSKLYAEAFDEDYRMMINLDGEYGGDAPMEFINYKQHIEIYANLDAIPDSAISIEEEEASDRFIEQVEQLTQEDINEDGNIFGNKE; this is translated from the coding sequence ATGAGAGCAAGATTAATTTATAATCCAACATCTGGAAAAGAGTTGTTAAAACGAAATTTAGCAGATATTTTAATGGTACTTGAAAAAGCTGGATATGAAGCGAGTGCCTTTGCAACAACACCTGATCCTTTCTCAGCTAAAAAAGAAGCTACAAGAGCTGCAAATGCGGGGTTCGATTTAATTGTCGCAGCAGGGGGTGATGGTACGATTAATGAAGTCATTAATGGAATCGCCCCTCTTGAGAAACGACCTAAATTAGCGATTATCCCTGGTGGTACAACAAATGACTTTGCTCGTGCGTTGCAAATTCCACGTGATAATGTCGTAAAAGCAGCTGAGGTCATTTTAAAAAATCAAACCATTAAATCAGATATTGGAAAAGCAGGAAACACTTATTTTATGAATATTGCAGCAGGTGGTTACTTGACTGAATTAACCTATGAAGTACCATCTCATCTAAAAAGTGTTTTTGGCTATCTTGCCTATTTAGCAAAAGGAGCAGAGATGTTACCGCGAGTGAAACCTATTAAAATGCGTCTAAAATATGACGATGGTGAGTTCGACGGGAAAGCATCGATGTTCTTCTTAGGGCTAACCAATTCAGTTGGTGGCTTTGAACAAATTGTTCCCGATGCTCAATTAGATGATGGAAAATTTTCGCTTATTATTGTTAAAACAGCCAATGTATTAGAAATTATGCATTTGGTGGCTTTAATGCTAAATGGCGGAAAACACATTGACGACCCTAGAATTGAATACATCAAAACCTCTAAGTTATATGCTGAAGCATTTGATGAGGATTATCGCATGATGATTAACTTAGATGGTGAATATGGTGGTGATGCACCAATGGAATTTATAAATTACAAACAACACATAGAAATTTATGCTAATTTGGATGCAATACCTGACTCGGCTATTTCAATTGAAGAAGAAGAAGCGTCTGATCGATTTATCGAACAAGTCGAACAACTCACTCAAGAAGACATTAATGAAGATGGCAATATTTTTGGCAATAAAGAGTAG
- a CDS encoding NCS2 family permease, translated as MEKFFKLKENNTTVSTEIMAGVTTFFAMSYILFVNPTILSLSGMPFQAVFLATIIASAIGTLIMGLFANVPYAQAPGMGLNAFFTFTVVMGLGYSWEQGLAMVFLCGIINIIITITKLRKLIIQSIPESLQHAIGGGIGIFIAYVGIKNAGFLHFTSDESAIVSSVVDGDKATNVVSNGGIVPALANFSNPAIILALIGLIITTILVIKNVKGAILIGIVITTIISIPMGVVDLGTINFQQNSLGNSIKELGTTFGAAFGPNGMTSLFSDASKIPQVLLTVLAFSLSDIFDTIGTFIGTGRRTGIFSKEEEESVMTSRGIHSKMDKALFADAIATTAGAVVGTSNVTTYVESAAGIGAGGRTGLTSVVVAAMFLLSSFLSPVVGAVPTQATAPALILVGVMMMASFKEIEWTNLEDAIPAFFTSIFMGLAYSISYGIAAGFIFFVLIKVVKGKVKEISPVLWIVTGLFIINFIVLATL; from the coding sequence ATGGAAAAGTTTTTTAAGTTAAAAGAAAATAATACAACTGTTTCAACAGAAATTATGGCAGGAGTTACAACATTTTTCGCAATGAGTTATATCTTATTTGTGAATCCAACAATTTTATCATTATCAGGAATGCCATTTCAAGCAGTTTTTTTAGCAACTATTATCGCATCTGCAATAGGAACTCTAATAATGGGATTGTTTGCAAATGTTCCATATGCTCAAGCCCCAGGTATGGGATTAAATGCTTTTTTCACTTTTACAGTTGTGATGGGCTTAGGTTATTCATGGGAACAAGGTTTAGCAATGGTTTTCTTATGCGGTATTATTAACATCATCATTACAATTACAAAATTAAGAAAATTAATTATTCAATCCATTCCTGAAAGTTTACAACATGCTATTGGTGGAGGAATAGGAATTTTTATTGCATATGTTGGAATTAAAAATGCAGGATTTTTACACTTTACGTCAGATGAGAGCGCAATTGTTTCATCAGTTGTTGATGGTGATAAAGCAACAAATGTTGTATCAAATGGAGGAATTGTCCCAGCGTTAGCGAATTTTAGTAATCCTGCTATTATCTTAGCCTTAATTGGATTAATTATTACAACTATTTTAGTGATAAAAAATGTAAAAGGTGCTATCTTAATAGGTATTGTTATTACAACGATTATTTCAATTCCAATGGGTGTAGTTGATTTAGGTACTATTAATTTTCAACAAAATTCATTAGGAAACTCAATTAAAGAATTGGGTACAACATTTGGTGCAGCGTTTGGTCCGAATGGTATGACATCACTATTTTCTGATGCGTCAAAAATTCCACAAGTATTATTAACAGTCTTAGCTTTTAGTTTGTCTGATATTTTTGATACTATTGGCACCTTTATAGGAACTGGTCGTCGTACTGGTATTTTTTCTAAGGAAGAAGAAGAGTCTGTTATGACTAGTCGAGGAATTCATTCGAAAATGGATAAAGCATTGTTTGCAGACGCTATTGCTACAACTGCAGGTGCTGTAGTAGGAACAAGTAACGTGACAACCTATGTTGAAAGTGCAGCAGGTATTGGTGCAGGTGGTAGAACGGGGTTAACATCTGTTGTTGTTGCAGCAATGTTCTTATTGAGTAGCTTTTTATCCCCAGTTGTAGGAGCTGTTCCAACACAAGCAACTGCGCCAGCATTAATTTTGGTTGGTGTGATGATGATGGCATCATTTAAAGAAATTGAGTGGACAAATTTAGAAGATGCCATTCCAGCCTTCTTTACTTCAATTTTTATGGGACTAGCTTATAGTATTTCTTATGGTATTGCTGCTGGTTTTATATTTTTTGTGTTGATCAAAGTAGTTAAAGGAAAAGTAAAAGAAATTTCTCCAGTTTTATGGATCGTTACTGGACTATTCATTATAAACTTTATTGTTTTAGCAACATTGTAA